The sequence aaagcacgccgattaaaaaatctttacttttaacaagttcaaccaatcagaaacaatactgcataatataaaatactaaactaatttaaaagttgcatagaaacttgaaaacatcctatattatgaaacaaaagaattttctaaaatatcttatattttgaaacggatggaatattatgcagtattgtttttgattgattgaacttgttaaaaataaagactTCTTGATCTGCAtgtttagttaaaacatcctatcaTTTAAAATGGAgagaatataacaaaatattaagtGTTAATGCAAAAGAACCTATAAATAGAACTTTTGGGGTCCATAGTTTGACGAAATGTAAGAAAAACGTAAAATGAGTAATGGGAAACAGTAGGAGAGGCATTAACCCCACCGGCTTTATTAAATGCTCTTTTTGAATAACAAAACACACTAAAAGTCTAAATAACGCTGACGTTCCTACTTGCTACCACCAATTTCTCTTTCACATAACacaactacaaaacaaaagaaaaagtctattttattttcaaaaacagGAAGACTCTAAAATATCATTAAACTTTGGGTTTGAATTTCGAATAGATAACAATTGAATTTTCAACGACGAAAAATGATGGTTTCGAAAATAGTGAACTATTGATAGTCTCGCAAAATCAAGTTATAATTGATGTATTGTCTCGTTTTGATTCAGTTGCTTTCACATATGGATTGCGTATGCGTTTCCAAGAGATTAGTCTAAGGATCGAATGTTGAATACGATACGATAATCCAATAAAATGGTGGATTGTATTGTAGTAAGGACCTTTTGTACGTACTGTAATTATCACAAACGGACCAGTGACCACTGACCACTACGGAAACCTTAATTAGCTAATAAAATAACTATCAGAATTCATCGTCAGCAATACGTATgttatatatactatacaaCGAATATAGAATAAATACGTAAGTTGCGCTACAGGCGCGTCCCCCTTTTTTTTACAGGCTTTTGTATAATAATCTTTAtcggacaaaaaaaaaagttgccaGAAGAGCTAGAAATGAAAGTTATCTAGAACTATAAAATAATTCGGCTGTGTGGTGATCTCTTAGGACATATTAAACGGAAActatttttggtgttcttagattaaatatatagtgaaaataatgttagatcaattgttaagatcataggtaaaaaaaatgggagaactaattatggtattcttagaataaagatatagtgaaataatattcataaacattttacaaattataaaaacttataaaataacatttaaattgcttacttatataaaagcaattgtatacttataaattaatataatattcttaaacatattacaattataaaaacttataaattaacatttaaattgcatacttatataaaagcaattatatacttataaattaatataatattcttaaacatattacaattataaaaacttataaattaacatttaaattgcttacttatataaatgaaatattttctttttttccaaaaaatctcgtccaatcacatgaagccacgtcaaataagaactgggcttagatcagttctacatcaaaaactaaaaaaagtgttctaaactactattcattattttataatttttttggattatgGTGTTCTCTTATTAATGATGGCCTTATGGAGTAGTACCTGACaccttaatttttaataatcgTATCATTTAATGAAGTGTCGGTGTTCAGTATGTTCACATATGCGGGATGCCTCATAACCGAACAGaactatcaaaatatttcttgatttttgtaaCTCACACATGACCCAGCTAAGCTAGGagaagtttttatatttttaaatcttatcAATGTCAATAtgtaaataacattttttttgttctgtatcATCATCAACACTTTACACTGtttaattaacataatttttttctgataatatatttatgaataagaaataaaattttgtttgtgtCGCCTTTACTTTACATCAATTTTTGCTGTTTCATGTGACATTTTGAGATTCCATCcattcttctttgttgaaagttattaagaaaaaaaggaaacatgaatTTGAAATCAGTACTAATCCTTGTTAGTTTTGTCACAAAAGAAGATTGTAatcttttctccctttttttttttttttttatatatatcattatcaaCAATCTGTCATGTAAGTCATGTTAAAGCATGTGATATTAGGAAAGCAATTTATATTGTTGGGGTACAAAATGCAAAACAGCCAGTGATCTAAGGACGTATATGTAAGATGATAAACATCCAAAACACAAAAAGCAGCCGTAGAGAGAATCTTAAAAATCTTGAAGAGAATAGTTTACGAAGTAACAACCTGATTAGTTGGTAGACGCAGAACGACCTAACCCGTCGTTGACTTGTAGTAACCCCCTACTCTCTCaactttgtttatttatctaacattcttatttgattattattagtaCCTAACTCTTTCTAGTCTTAAAGTCAAACTTAGCCATTAGTCAAATATGCAAGTGACCATTTTGTTTTTGACTAATCGTTGATAtagaaacacattttttttttacgcatATATTTTAGGGATGACGCATAGATAAAATTTTAACCATTCTCTCTTGAGTTCGTGGCCGTTTGGTTTCTACTATTCTAGTATGGAGTTCTATAGAAGTTCAATATAAAAAGACTTGAGCTCTTACAATTTTACAGCGTAGAGCAAAAGAAGGGGACATTTTTGGACATCTTTTTATGCTCTTAAGtagtttgtttttatataaagtaCATGCATCATTCATGTTTCTAAGCTAATATAATGAGTGTTGTTTGCCATATGTATTATTCAGACTTTGAGTTTAGTGTAAGCTAGCCCAATAACATAGACCTGGCAAGTTTTAATAATGTTTTAGGCCCATATCTATTTTTCTGctttaaatgttaagaaaatgCATGGGAATGAAAAACTTTTTGACAATTAAAGGTGGGAGAATGGGATTTTTCGCATGACCCATATTTCCGATAAGGAACAATGATAaactcaacctccaactaataATTCTACACGTATCAGGAACCCAGTACATGATTCATCAATGACCTATATCGCCTTCACGCAATAACATATATGCAACATAactcttgtaaaaaaaaaccaaaaaataattaactaatttgtTTAATATGCAAGAATCAAAAACTCGTTAGCTATGATTTAGAACGTCACAACAATACATTAAATACTGAAAGCGTAACAAACAGTATCATTTCTCCTTGAGAATATaggaattaaaatataaatgggAGACCCTATCGAAATTGGAAatgaacataaacaaaaatgaaatgaagAATTCAGTTAGAGGTTGGGGGTTGTACGTGTGTGTACGCacgtcaaaaacaaaacaaaaatcttataaatatatcACTATCTCTATAAATATTATGTCTCGAATCATATTCTTATTAACTACTAACATATTCTACGCCGAACACGTGTGCATCACGTAATCAATTATCTTGCGTATTTCTAACCCAAGTGTATCTTCAAGAAACACAACTTTTTAAGGACCAATATCGATCACAATCCTGCTTTACTATAAGGTTATTCTTTCAAGTGcgttatttcttcttcttattgaaGGATCAACGAGAATGGTGTGTTTCTGTTTCTTGGTGgaccagaagaagaaggttaaaGGAAGCAAACCGGCGGCGGGAATGTGTTCCCGGTGCGGTCGTGGAGCAAGAGTAGCCGACATGA comes from Camelina sativa cultivar DH55 chromosome 19, Cs, whole genome shotgun sequence and encodes:
- the LOC109130967 gene encoding uncharacterized protein LOC109130967, which codes for MVCFCFLVDQKKKVKGSKPAAGMCSRCGRGARVADMKTSTRFCLIPIYCRSWRAIVCSFCGSVLKSYR